In Acidobacteriota bacterium, the following proteins share a genomic window:
- a CDS encoding 5'-nucleotidase C-terminal domain-containing protein — protein MSIALLAASLAAFTGPVQAHDDEDDNSNGKTEETVELQFLSISDWHGQLDPLFVFGLGNFGGAAELSTYFAQERTNNPNTLTLTAGDAFGASLPLSSFFDEVPAVQAMNLMGFDVDGLGNHNFDKGIDHLQQMIDIADFPYVSANLKNVNDELDGVEPYQIFEMDGIKVAVIGITNPEAPTLVFPDSFGTIVVTDPARAVKKARKQAKKEGATIFIVIAHMGVTSFDVDGNPQGPIIDLANSVKKIDLILGDHTGVQYSGVINGIPVVENESRGRTYARITMEVEKEVKKNGKVKAEVENVTVEFVDPVSDAVTPDPAIVALLDPLRAQLDVLLSGVVGTSDVFIPRSDSCGHSSGRSCESLVGDVVTDAMLTTYGTDFAITNSGGLRADLTCPSIDNPSDFCGSQSGSPFDITDGQILTVLPFGNVVVTVDMTGALLKDHLENGVAEMPTPDGQFAQVSGLCVTYDISAAVGSRVTGAVVQAADGTCTGAAVDLTAGTTYSVALNDFMSNGGDGYPNTSIDAQSRDFLDAVIASYIAGLGTDCPVTLP, from the coding sequence TTGAGCATCGCTCTGCTAGCGGCATCGCTCGCTGCATTCACCGGACCCGTCCAAGCGCATGACGACGAGGACGACAACAGCAACGGAAAAACCGAAGAGACCGTCGAACTGCAGTTCCTCTCGATCTCGGACTGGCATGGCCAGCTCGATCCGCTGTTCGTATTCGGTCTAGGCAATTTTGGCGGTGCGGCAGAGCTGTCGACATACTTCGCGCAGGAACGCACCAACAACCCGAACACATTGACGCTCACGGCCGGCGACGCGTTCGGAGCATCGCTGCCGCTGTCGTCGTTCTTCGACGAGGTACCCGCGGTGCAGGCCATGAACCTGATGGGATTCGATGTCGACGGACTCGGGAACCACAACTTCGACAAAGGCATCGACCATCTTCAGCAGATGATCGACATTGCTGATTTCCCCTACGTCTCGGCGAACTTGAAGAACGTCAACGACGAACTCGACGGTGTCGAACCGTACCAGATCTTCGAGATGGACGGCATCAAGGTCGCAGTCATTGGCATCACCAACCCCGAAGCACCGACTCTGGTCTTCCCAGACAGTTTCGGCACCATTGTGGTAACCGACCCCGCAAGGGCTGTTAAGAAGGCACGCAAGCAGGCTAAGAAAGAGGGCGCCACGATTTTCATCGTAATCGCTCACATGGGTGTTACGTCATTCGATGTTGACGGCAACCCCCAGGGACCGATCATCGATCTGGCCAACTCGGTGAAGAAGATCGACCTGATTCTTGGTGACCACACCGGCGTCCAGTATTCGGGAGTGATCAACGGTATTCCGGTTGTGGAAAACGAAAGCCGTGGACGGACGTATGCCCGGATCACGATGGAGGTCGAGAAGGAAGTAAAGAAGAACGGCAAGGTAAAGGCAGAAGTCGAGAACGTGACGGTGGAGTTCGTTGACCCAGTAAGCGATGCGGTAACGCCCGATCCGGCGATCGTTGCGCTCCTTGATCCTCTGCGTGCGCAACTAGATGTCTTGCTCAGCGGTGTGGTGGGAACGTCTGATGTGTTCATTCCCCGGAGCGACTCGTGTGGTCACTCAAGCGGTCGTTCGTGTGAATCTCTCGTTGGCGACGTGGTCACGGACGCGATGCTGACCACATACGGAACCGACTTTGCTATCACCAATTCTGGTGGGCTACGCGCAGATCTGACTTGTCCATCGATCGATAACCCCAGCGACTTTTGTGGATCACAGTCAGGGTCGCCATTCGATATCACCGACGGCCAGATCCTCACCGTTCTGCCGTTTGGCAACGTAGTGGTGACGGTCGACATGACGGGCGCTTTGCTGAAGGACCACCTTGAAAACGGCGTCGCCGAAATGCCGACGCCGGATGGACAGTTCGCCCAGGTCTCAGGTCTGTGTGTGACGTACGACATTTCGGCGGCAGTCGGATCGCGTGTCACCGGGGCAGTCGTGCAGGCAGCCGACGGTACCTGCACGGGAGCTGCCGTTGATCTAACGGCCGGGACGACCTATTCGGTGGCCCTCAACGACTTCATGTCGAACGGTGGTGACGGATACCCCAACACGTCCATCGACGCACAGTCGCGAGACTTCCTGGACGCAGTGATCGCGAGTTATATAGCTGGCCTCGGCACCGACTGCCCGGTGACACTCCCCTGA
- a CDS encoding PPC domain-containing protein, which yields MKRATKRRLWLAAATAALLIVAACGGSTSTTAVAQQTTTPPATTTTTATTQQRTSTSEIPPEDTPKCEGPVDNVALGSTINAEVKGDDPELSRMYFCVDVPTGVDSFTVSLTGLTADLSLFVGYPDLDTVKKGGVGLRTSGTSDAADHGITIDIDPDLIWSPGSYYIEVSAGNLTISSMFTMTVSTP from the coding sequence ATGAAGCGCGCAACGAAACGACGTCTGTGGCTCGCGGCTGCAACGGCCGCGCTGCTGATCGTCGCCGCTTGTGGAGGCAGCACGAGCACTACCGCAGTAGCCCAACAGACAACCACTCCGCCTGCGACGACCACAACCACTGCAACTACGCAGCAGCGGACCAGTACATCCGAAATACCGCCCGAGGATACCCCCAAATGCGAAGGCCCCGTAGACAACGTCGCACTCGGCTCAACTATCAACGCGGAGGTTAAGGGCGACGACCCCGAGCTTTCGCGCATGTACTTCTGCGTGGACGTCCCAACAGGCGTCGACAGCTTCACGGTTTCTCTCACGGGGTTGACCGCGGACCTCAGCCTCTTTGTGGGGTACCCGGATCTCGACACAGTCAAAAAGGGTGGGGTTGGTCTCCGCACCTCGGGCACTAGCGACGCCGCGGATCATGGCATAACCATCGATATCGACCCCGACCTTATCTGGAGTCCCGGCTCGTACTACATCGAAGTGAGCGCAGGGAACCTGACGATATCGTCAATGTTCACCATGACCGTCAGCACGCCGTAG
- a CDS encoding substrate-binding domain-containing protein encodes MKRTRLFAVAVVLLLVAAACSSDSGDTTTSGASGDTTTTAGADGGDGTTTTTETVTLSQGSDLTFYMVTHADDGTFWSVVKRGAEDAAKAVGVKLVWSPSFNDPEKQVQDIEAAIAAGADGLGVSLAAPEAVGPAAKAAADAGIPLYTINSGVNQYKDLGATTHVGQTEVVAGNGAGEFFNDLGATTVLCARQEQGNVGLEERCQGLGETFSGTVISEFVGGDDDPTGQEASISALLLANPEIDGVLGTGPNIAVRAVSACTTAGRDCFIGGFDISNDIIAAMEAGDVDFTVDQQQYLQGYLPIILMFLEVTNLNTAGGGLPILTGPGFVTKDNVGEVKALVNAGTR; translated from the coding sequence ATGAAACGGACAAGACTATTCGCAGTCGCCGTTGTACTTTTGCTTGTGGCTGCCGCGTGCAGCAGTGACAGCGGAGATACAACAACCAGCGGTGCCAGCGGAGATACAACGACGACGGCTGGCGCTGACGGTGGCGACGGAACGACGACAACAACCGAGACCGTTACACTCAGTCAGGGTTCAGACCTGACGTTCTACATGGTTACGCACGCCGACGACGGCACGTTCTGGTCAGTCGTTAAGCGCGGCGCAGAGGATGCTGCCAAGGCTGTTGGTGTGAAGCTCGTGTGGAGCCCATCTTTCAACGATCCTGAGAAGCAGGTCCAGGACATCGAAGCCGCAATCGCGGCCGGTGCTGACGGACTTGGTGTTTCGTTGGCAGCCCCTGAAGCGGTTGGTCCAGCAGCGAAGGCGGCCGCTGATGCGGGAATTCCGCTCTACACGATCAACTCTGGTGTAAACCAGTACAAAGATCTTGGCGCTACGACGCACGTCGGTCAGACCGAGGTTGTGGCCGGTAACGGCGCAGGTGAGTTCTTTAACGACCTCGGCGCAACCACGGTGTTGTGTGCTCGTCAAGAGCAGGGCAATGTCGGGCTCGAGGAGCGCTGCCAAGGTCTCGGCGAGACGTTCAGCGGCACCGTGATCTCAGAGTTCGTCGGTGGCGATGATGACCCAACAGGCCAAGAGGCCTCGATTTCTGCGTTGCTCCTTGCAAACCCTGAAATCGATGGTGTTCTGGGCACGGGTCCGAACATCGCCGTGCGTGCGGTGAGCGCATGCACAACGGCTGGTCGTGACTGCTTCATCGGTGGATTCGACATCTCGAACGACATCATTGCAGCCATGGAAGCCGGCGACGTTGACTTCACGGTCGATCAGCAGCAGTACCTCCAGGGGTACCTGCCGATCATCCTGATGTTCCTTGAGGTCACAAACCTCAACACCGCTGGTGGCGGTCTGCCGATCCTCACGGGTCCAGGATTCGTTACCAAAGACAACGTTGGCGAAGTGAAGGCTCTCGTTAACGCTGGCACCCGGTAA
- a CDS encoding DUF4395 domain-containing protein, whose protein sequence is MSNTVNASHDRDARSKNTAPTTASRAYVDVNIPRFNQAVVAALTGLGFLLQVWPLVAFTFAIVGLTRFAGPRYGISTQIYLRLIRPRLADHTETEWAAPPRFSQLLAVIFLGLATVLFLVGATVAGWAVTLLVFVLATLASTARICVGCILYRRVVRT, encoded by the coding sequence ATGAGCAACACCGTTAATGCGTCTCACGACCGCGACGCCAGATCAAAAAACACTGCACCGACCACCGCTTCTCGTGCGTACGTCGATGTCAACATCCCACGTTTCAACCAGGCCGTCGTAGCGGCCCTTACCGGTCTCGGCTTCCTGCTTCAGGTCTGGCCGCTCGTCGCGTTCACGTTCGCAATCGTCGGCCTCACCAGGTTTGCGGGTCCACGCTACGGGATATCCACGCAAATCTACCTGCGCCTGATACGACCCCGTCTCGCTGATCACACCGAGACCGAGTGGGCCGCACCCCCTCGATTCTCACAACTTCTCGCGGTGATCTTCCTCGGTCTCGCCACGGTATTGTTCCTCGTCGGGGCCACGGTCGCGGGATGGGCGGTCACGCTGCTCGTGTTTGTGCTTGCGACACTGGCCTCAACCGCGCGGATCTGCGTTGGGTGCATCCTGTACCGACGAGTAGTAAGGACCTGA
- a CDS encoding enoyl-CoA hydratase, translating into MDENQIRLDIEGSIATITLARPEKRNALSLDLMRLMLKTLENVPVEAGVVVLTGEGKAFSAGHDMAEMMDRPDEYYAELFDTSRNMMRAVRNLRQPVIAKVQGIATAAGCQLVASCDLAVAADTAWFATPGVQIGLFCHTPLVPVSRAVGHKRAMYMLLTGEPINAATAVDWGLINEAVPADQLDAAVTEMAEKILRYSKNTIALGKSTYHAQTEMPENAAYDIATPVMAANAANPDAQEGMGAFLEKREPQWSQQ; encoded by the coding sequence ATGGACGAGAATCAGATTCGCCTTGACATCGAAGGATCGATCGCCACAATCACTTTGGCACGGCCCGAGAAGCGGAACGCACTCAGCCTGGATCTGATGCGTCTGATGCTCAAGACTCTTGAGAATGTGCCGGTAGAGGCTGGCGTCGTTGTCCTCACCGGAGAGGGAAAGGCATTCTCTGCTGGCCACGACATGGCCGAGATGATGGACAGACCTGACGAGTACTACGCCGAATTGTTCGACACCTCCAGGAACATGATGCGAGCTGTCCGCAATCTGCGCCAACCCGTAATCGCAAAAGTGCAGGGCATCGCTACCGCGGCGGGCTGCCAGCTTGTTGCGAGCTGTGACCTGGCCGTCGCGGCCGACACGGCATGGTTTGCAACCCCGGGCGTCCAGATCGGTCTGTTCTGCCATACACCCTTGGTGCCGGTGAGCCGCGCAGTGGGGCACAAACGCGCAATGTACATGTTGTTGACCGGCGAGCCGATCAATGCTGCGACTGCTGTCGACTGGGGCCTCATCAACGAAGCGGTACCCGCTGACCAACTCGACGCTGCCGTGACTGAGATGGCGGAAAAAATCTTGCGCTATTCGAAAAACACGATTGCTCTGGGGAAGAGCACCTATCACGCCCAGACTGAGATGCCCGAGAACGCCGCCTACGACATTGCCACACCGGTGATGGCCGCCAACGCCGCCAACCCTGATGCGCAGGAGGGCATGGGAGCGTTCCTGGAGAAGCGTGAGCCGCAATGGAGCCAACAATGA
- a CDS encoding ATP-binding cassette domain-containing protein, which translates to MSTPLLEMRNISKYYGNINALQGITTSVLAGEVTCVLGDNGAGKSTLIKILAGAHQQSEGELLVEGKEVHFESPRDALALGIATVYQDLAVVPLMSVWRNFFLGAEPTKSFGPIKWIDKAKASRIAKEEMAKMGIDIRDTEQAVGTLSGGERQSVAIARAAYFGAKVLILDEPTSALGVRQSGMVLKYIIEARNRGLGVIFITHNPNHAYPVGDRFLILNRGKSMGDFRKDEISRDELIMMMAGGAELEALTKELEKASADDEGMKKVAAEFAEEVHELEHRAEDAE; encoded by the coding sequence ATGAGCACACCACTGCTTGAGATGCGCAACATCTCGAAGTACTACGGAAACATCAACGCACTCCAGGGCATCACGACTTCGGTCCTCGCAGGCGAGGTTACGTGCGTGCTCGGTGACAACGGCGCAGGCAAGTCGACGTTAATTAAGATCCTTGCCGGCGCCCACCAGCAGAGCGAGGGCGAGCTGCTTGTCGAGGGGAAAGAAGTGCACTTCGAGTCGCCTCGTGACGCTCTCGCGCTTGGCATCGCGACCGTCTATCAGGACCTTGCTGTTGTTCCACTCATGTCTGTGTGGAGAAACTTCTTCCTCGGCGCCGAACCAACGAAGAGCTTCGGCCCGATCAAATGGATCGACAAGGCCAAGGCATCGCGCATTGCGAAAGAAGAGATGGCCAAGATGGGCATCGACATTCGTGACACTGAGCAGGCCGTCGGCACGCTCTCAGGTGGCGAGCGCCAGTCCGTCGCCATTGCACGCGCGGCCTACTTTGGTGCGAAGGTCCTGATCCTTGACGAGCCGACGTCGGCACTCGGCGTTAGACAGTCAGGGATGGTGCTCAAGTACATCATCGAGGCTCGCAACCGCGGGTTGGGCGTGATCTTTATCACCCACAACCCGAACCATGCGTACCCGGTGGGTGACCGGTTCCTCATCCTGAACCGCGGAAAGTCGATGGGTGACTTCCGCAAGGATGAGATCTCGAGAGACGAACTGATCATGATGATGGCGGGCGGCGCAGAACTCGAGGCACTTACAAAGGAGCTTGAGAAGGCCAGCGCCGACGACGAGGGTATGAAAAAGGTAGCAGCAGAGTTCGCAGAAGAAGTGCACGAACTCGAGCACCGCGCCGAGGATGCAGAGTGA
- a CDS encoding trypsin-like peptidase domain-containing protein: protein MRSVSNDVRRYIVLLSLVVVGASCGSQRAVVEPLDVRDSIVRLAGTACLKPILATAFVVASGTIVTVAHGIAGVEEDLRVIDSLGGVHDVDVMAFDDQLDIAVLSVDGFDGTPINAAQAVPGTSGVVAAMTVDSDIALIDYEVLRNVNARTADIYNDGTVERAAVDVRSDVQRGTSGAPLLNDKGEYIAMLFAISSDRESGVYALAASEIVDYLSTATMGTHVDRGRCR from the coding sequence ATGAGATCAGTGTCCAATGATGTCCGTCGTTACATCGTCTTGCTCTCTCTCGTTGTGGTGGGCGCGAGTTGCGGATCGCAACGTGCCGTTGTTGAACCGCTCGATGTCAGAGATTCCATTGTTCGGTTGGCGGGTACCGCGTGTCTCAAACCGATTCTCGCTACCGCATTCGTGGTCGCATCGGGAACAATCGTGACCGTTGCTCACGGCATCGCCGGTGTCGAAGAAGATCTGCGTGTTATCGACTCACTCGGCGGTGTGCACGACGTCGATGTCATGGCTTTCGATGATCAACTCGACATTGCCGTCCTATCTGTCGATGGCTTCGACGGCACACCGATCAACGCGGCGCAGGCGGTACCAGGAACGTCCGGCGTAGTGGCGGCGATGACGGTAGATTCCGATATCGCTCTCATCGACTACGAAGTGCTGAGAAATGTCAACGCCCGCACCGCCGACATCTACAACGATGGGACGGTCGAACGCGCAGCGGTTGACGTCCGATCGGACGTCCAACGGGGGACGTCTGGCGCGCCTCTGCTCAACGACAAAGGTGAATACATTGCAATGCTGTTCGCGATAAGCAGCGACCGCGAAAGTGGAGTGTATGCCCTTGCCGCGTCCGAGATCGTGGACTACCTCTCAACCGCGACGATGGGGACGCATGTTGACCGGGGGCGCTGCCGGTGA
- the xylB gene encoding xylulokinase translates to MVHEMTLVAGVDSSTQSTKVEIRDAATGELVATGRASHPTTQPPISEQDPESWWVALCEALAQVAEHLERVDAISVVAQQHGLVCLDGDGLPLRPAKLWNDTTSAPQAARLVEQIGTKAWVQACGLVPVASMTITKLAWLADNEPDILEKTASFMLPHDFLTFRLTGERITDRGDASGTGWWSPLTGAYQGSLLGLVVGDPRSIIDRLPRVLGPWDSAGEVTGIAAVETGLRLGTSVACGTGDNMGAAYGLGLEPGDLVMSLGTSGTVYAVSENAITDASGVVAGFADATGRYLPLVATLNATRVTDTVAGWLAADQQEFARLALETLPAPTVVLKPYFDGERTPNLPNAKGSFFGLDNLTTRADIAAAVHIGVVCGLMHGIEALAAAGVDTAGQLHLTGGGARSAAFQQWVADLWGRPVAVHSIGECAAAGACRQAAAVVEGVEPPWRLNPDLTVDPRPDVDGQSYRQAYETTTSH, encoded by the coding sequence CTGGTCCACGAAATGACGTTGGTGGCAGGCGTCGACTCCTCGACACAGTCGACAAAGGTCGAGATCAGAGACGCAGCAACCGGTGAACTGGTGGCGACCGGTCGTGCGTCGCATCCGACGACCCAGCCGCCGATTAGCGAGCAGGACCCGGAGAGCTGGTGGGTTGCACTGTGCGAAGCCCTCGCCCAAGTCGCTGAGCATCTCGAACGTGTCGATGCAATATCCGTCGTTGCGCAACAGCACGGCCTGGTGTGTCTTGACGGAGATGGCCTCCCTCTGCGTCCGGCGAAGCTGTGGAATGACACGACATCGGCACCGCAAGCAGCAAGGCTTGTCGAACAAATCGGTACAAAGGCGTGGGTTCAGGCGTGCGGGCTGGTACCTGTAGCTTCAATGACCATCACGAAACTTGCGTGGCTTGCGGACAACGAGCCGGACATCCTTGAGAAGACGGCATCTTTCATGCTGCCGCACGACTTTCTGACATTTCGGTTGACCGGAGAGCGCATCACGGACCGGGGTGACGCATCAGGTACGGGGTGGTGGTCGCCCCTCACCGGGGCCTACCAAGGCTCGCTGTTGGGTCTCGTCGTTGGCGATCCACGGAGCATCATTGACCGTTTGCCGCGGGTGCTCGGTCCGTGGGATTCGGCAGGTGAGGTCACCGGAATAGCTGCGGTAGAGACTGGTCTCCGCCTCGGGACGTCGGTCGCTTGCGGCACCGGTGACAACATGGGTGCTGCCTACGGCCTCGGACTCGAGCCCGGCGACCTTGTCATGTCGCTTGGCACGTCGGGGACGGTGTACGCGGTGAGCGAAAATGCGATAACCGATGCGAGCGGCGTCGTCGCCGGTTTCGCCGATGCAACAGGGAGGTATCTTCCGCTCGTTGCCACCCTCAATGCCACCCGCGTGACGGACACGGTTGCTGGCTGGCTTGCGGCCGACCAGCAAGAGTTCGCCCGCCTTGCCCTCGAAACGCTGCCCGCGCCGACCGTTGTCCTGAAACCGTATTTCGATGGCGAGAGGACACCGAACCTTCCCAATGCTAAGGGCTCGTTTTTCGGACTCGACAATCTCACGACTCGTGCCGACATTGCGGCTGCGGTTCATATCGGTGTCGTTTGCGGGCTGATGCACGGCATCGAAGCTCTCGCCGCGGCTGGCGTTGACACGGCAGGTCAGCTTCACCTCACGGGTGGTGGTGCCCGCTCGGCTGCCTTTCAACAATGGGTTGCCGATCTGTGGGGTCGACCGGTGGCTGTGCATTCCATCGGAGAATGCGCCGCAGCCGGTGCCTGTCGACAGGCTGCGGCTGTTGTCGAGGGGGTGGAGCCTCCGTGGCGACTGAACCCTGACTTAACCGTCGATCCCAGGCCCGATGTCGATGGCCAGAGCTACCGTCAGGCCTACGAAACCACCACGTCGCACTGA
- a CDS encoding AMP-binding protein, which translates to MTSVYRTELTPLSFLERSEIVFPQKTAIVHGERTLNYAEMAEHATRLASALLASGISEGDRVAFLSPNIPELLIAHFAVPLIHGVLVAINTRLAPMEIQYILDHCGAKMLVGDTALLAPLAPVIDDLTTVKEIVSIDEIGTALDFDTTTYDDLLTRGSTDPLPWTVDDEERTISINYTSGTTGRPKGVMYTHRGAYLNALAEIIHSNHSPDSVYLWTLPMFHCNGWCTTWGVTAIGGTHVCLRQADPAQIWSLIDSEGVTHFNAAPTVLIGLINAPEAHPFSRSVTITTAGAPPSPTVIEAIEGLGAKLVHVYGLTETYGPHTVCELQPGISELSVADRASFLARQGVSFITADPTRVVDDQMNDVARDATEMGEVVMRGNNVMKGYYDNPEATEEAFRGGEFHSGDIAVWHPDNYIDLKDRSKDIVISGGENISTIEVERAIETHPAVLESAVVAVPHEKWGERPKGFIVLKEGQTVTGQEIIDHVRERIAHFKAPDEIEVLDELPKTSTGKIQKYVLRDKEWAGRERQIH; encoded by the coding sequence ATGACGTCTGTATACAGAACTGAGTTGACACCTCTCTCGTTCCTCGAACGGTCCGAGATCGTTTTTCCGCAAAAGACGGCGATCGTCCACGGCGAGCGGACACTCAACTATGCCGAGATGGCCGAGCACGCAACGCGGCTGGCGTCGGCGCTGCTCGCCTCGGGGATCTCGGAAGGGGACAGGGTTGCATTTCTGAGTCCCAACATTCCCGAATTGTTGATCGCCCACTTTGCAGTGCCGCTCATCCACGGTGTCCTGGTCGCTATCAATACACGGCTGGCTCCAATGGAGATCCAGTACATTCTGGACCATTGTGGCGCCAAGATGTTGGTTGGAGATACGGCGTTGCTAGCGCCACTTGCACCGGTCATCGACGACCTTACAACGGTGAAGGAGATCGTCTCGATCGACGAAATCGGCACAGCTCTCGACTTCGACACCACCACGTACGACGACCTTCTTACGAGAGGCAGTACCGACCCGCTGCCGTGGACGGTTGACGATGAGGAGCGCACGATCTCAATCAACTACACGTCGGGCACAACGGGGCGGCCAAAAGGTGTGATGTACACACATCGCGGCGCATACCTCAATGCGCTTGCCGAGATCATCCATTCAAACCACTCCCCCGACTCGGTATACCTGTGGACGCTGCCAATGTTCCACTGCAACGGCTGGTGCACAACGTGGGGAGTGACAGCTATCGGGGGGACCCATGTCTGTCTTCGGCAGGCCGATCCTGCGCAGATCTGGTCGCTGATAGACAGCGAAGGAGTGACGCACTTCAACGCTGCGCCCACCGTCCTCATCGGTCTCATCAACGCGCCAGAAGCGCACCCTTTCTCCCGGTCCGTAACGATCACGACTGCCGGAGCACCACCGAGCCCGACAGTCATCGAGGCTATCGAGGGCCTCGGCGCAAAACTCGTCCACGTGTACGGCCTCACCGAAACGTACGGACCGCACACTGTGTGCGAACTTCAGCCAGGTATTTCAGAGCTGAGTGTCGCCGACCGGGCAAGTTTCTTGGCGCGCCAGGGAGTGTCGTTTATCACTGCCGACCCGACACGCGTGGTCGATGATCAGATGAACGATGTCGCCAGGGATGCGACTGAAATGGGCGAAGTTGTCATGCGCGGAAACAACGTGATGAAGGGTTACTACGACAACCCAGAAGCCACCGAGGAGGCATTCCGCGGCGGCGAGTTCCACTCTGGAGACATTGCGGTATGGCATCCGGACAACTACATCGATCTCAAGGATCGGTCGAAGGACATCGTCATTTCAGGTGGCGAGAACATCTCTACCATCGAAGTCGAGCGGGCGATCGAAACTCACCCAGCAGTGCTCGAATCTGCAGTCGTTGCGGTGCCGCACGAGAAGTGGGGGGAGCGGCCTAAGGGTTTCATTGTCCTAAAAGAGGGGCAGACCGTTACCGGTCAGGAGATTATCGACCACGTCAGAGAACGTATCGCCCACTTCAAGGCTCCCGACGAGATCGAAGTCTTGGATGAGCTGCCAAAGACGTCCACCGGCAAGATCCAGAAATACGTGCTGCGCGACAAGGAATGGGCCGGGCGGGAACGCCAGATTCATTAA
- the xylA gene encoding xylose isomerase: protein MMTDFFTDVPNRVAFAGTDPGDGLGFRVYDPDRIIAGRRMEDHLRIAVCYWHSFNWPGNDVFGVGTFDRPWLEATDDPMAAARAKQNAAFEFFEKLGTPFYCFHDVDMAPPGASLDESRSNLAMMVDRAAEKQAATGVGLLWGTANLFSHPRYAAGAATNPDPEVFAHAAVQVRDALNATHALGGQNYVLWGGREGYETLLNTDMKRESDQLGRFLELVADHKRNIGFTGALLIEPKPQEPTKHQYDYDVATVHGFLERYDLAGEYNVNIEVNHATLAGHSFHHEVAYAVDNGIFGSIDANRGDPQNGWDTDQFPNSVDELSLGLFEIIRAGGFTTGGFNFDTKLRRQSMDRIDLFHAHIGGIDTLARSLLVADALITDGALDRGRADRYAGWKSDLGLLIFSEEASLDVIAQETAADGLDPTPVSGHQELLENEVNRVIWSTK from the coding sequence ATGATGACCGATTTCTTTACCGACGTTCCCAACCGAGTCGCATTTGCGGGCACGGACCCAGGCGACGGTCTGGGCTTTCGGGTATACGACCCGGACCGCATCATTGCGGGTCGCCGGATGGAAGACCATCTGCGGATAGCGGTCTGCTATTGGCACAGCTTCAACTGGCCAGGCAATGACGTCTTTGGTGTTGGCACATTTGACCGACCGTGGCTGGAAGCGACCGATGACCCAATGGCGGCCGCGCGAGCAAAACAGAATGCCGCGTTCGAATTCTTCGAGAAGCTCGGCACTCCGTTTTACTGTTTCCACGATGTTGATATGGCCCCGCCGGGCGCCAGCCTCGATGAGTCACGGTCAAACCTCGCCATGATGGTTGATCGTGCCGCCGAGAAACAGGCAGCGACGGGTGTCGGGCTGTTGTGGGGCACTGCGAACCTCTTCTCGCACCCGCGGTACGCCGCCGGTGCGGCGACGAATCCAGATCCGGAGGTTTTCGCCCATGCAGCGGTTCAGGTCCGTGATGCGTTGAACGCTACACATGCGCTCGGCGGGCAAAACTATGTGCTGTGGGGCGGCCGCGAAGGGTATGAGACGCTGCTCAACACCGACATGAAACGTGAGAGCGACCAACTCGGGCGGTTCCTTGAGTTGGTTGCCGACCACAAACGCAACATTGGTTTCACGGGCGCGCTCCTCATCGAACCAAAACCGCAAGAGCCGACGAAACACCAGTACGACTATGACGTGGCCACTGTGCACGGGTTTCTGGAACGTTACGACCTTGCGGGTGAATACAACGTGAACATCGAGGTGAACCACGCCACTCTTGCCGGACACTCGTTTCACCACGAGGTTGCGTACGCTGTCGACAACGGGATATTCGGTAGTATCGATGCGAACCGGGGGGACCCCCAGAACGGGTGGGACACCGATCAGTTTCCCAATTCGGTCGATGAGCTGTCTCTCGGGCTGTTCGAGATCATCCGCGCCGGCGGATTCACCACCGGGGGTTTCAATTTCGACACCAAGCTGCGTCGTCAAAGCATGGACCGCATCGATCTCTTCCACGCACACATTGGGGGCATTGACACGCTCGCCCGTTCGCTGCTTGTCGCTGATGCTCTTATCACCGATGGTGCCCTCGACCGCGGACGTGCCGACCGTTACGCCGGCTGGAAGTCCGATCTTGGTCTGCTGATTTTCTCCGAGGAGGCAAGCCTCGACGTCATTGCACAAGAGACGGCTGCCGACGGTCTCGATCCGACGCCGGTGTCCGGACACCAGGAACTGCTCGAAAACGAGGTCAACAGGGTCATCTGGTCCACGAAATGA